The following is a genomic window from Opitutaceae bacterium.
AGAGCGCCATGATATTGTGGACACTTTCCCAGCGGCGCACCGGAAAGTCGCTGACCGTGGGATGACCCTGGCCAAGGTGATAGAAAGCCACGCCACCCGGTTCATTCCATGCCTCATGAATCATGTAGTTGGCCAGATCCAGGTAACGTTGGTCCCGTGTCACGCCATAGAGCCGCACGATGGCATGGCTGATCGATTCGCTGGCGCCGCCCGTCTTGGGCAGGACGTCGCCAGCCGGGCCGTAAGCCTGGATCACGAGATCGGCGACCCTGCGCGCGGCCTCCAGCGCGGGCCGGTATTGCGTATCCTCATAGTAGTCGAGCAATCCACATAGAGTCGCATAATGATTCCAGAGCTCCAGCGAGCCAGCGATGCTTTCGAATGGCCCAAGGTAGCCGTCGGCGCGCTGGGTGCTGATCAAGTCGCGCACAAAGGCGTCGACATGCGCCTTGAGCTCGGGGTTGCGCGTCACGCGCCAGATCAGTTGGGCCGAGCTCAGGTATTGTCCGGTGAATACCCCTGCCCAGGGTGGAAGTCCCTTTTCCGGACGCTCACGCTGAATGCGCAAGAGTCCCGGGTTCTGCTGGGTAAAACTTTTCATGTATTCAGCCAGACGACGGATGCGGCCTCCGAGGTAGCCCTGGAGCCGGATCTCGAGATGGGCCGGCTTCACCAGCTGCGGAGTGACTGCTTGGCCGGGGGACAGCAGCCAGTCCCTGGAATTGGCTTCGTGGAAGATCAGTCGATGAATCTGGCGGGAACGGGTTTCGCCCTGCGGGGATCTTGCGACGATGGTCCAATAGATGTCCGATGCTCCGGCTTGATCGAGTGTCAGATTGATTTCCCGGGAAGTGCCGGCTGCGACCGTTTTCAATAGTTGAGTGCCGCGGGCATCCTTGAAGGTCAGTACCCGATATTCGCCGGCCCCGAGCGATGGCAGCCATTGCAGTTTTGTCCCCTTGGGTTTGTACGAGTGGGAGCCGTCCGAGGGACCGAGGAGTTGCGGAGGAGGTGGCGGTGCGGGCTTGCCGCCGATTGCGCGGAGTTCGCCGGGCACGATCAGGGAATTCTCTTCGCTGAGGTTCAGGGCGGTTGCCTTGATCCAAGCTTCCGAAGGGTTGCCAGCCAATAGGCGGACTTCCTCGATGTCGCCTCCGTATTGTGATTCCTTGGCATCGGAAACCGAGCGGCCGATGCGGACCTGGGTCGATTCGAGCCGGAGCAGCGAATGGAAGTCCTTGGCGGTCCCACGTCCGCCCAAGCTGATCAGGCGCGACCCGGTGGCGGCATTGTAGGAAAATACGGCTGACTGCCATTGGCCGATGCCGACACCGTCCAAACTCAATTCGGAAGTGCCGGAGCGAAAGAGCAGGCGGCCGCCGCTGGTAAGCACATCGAATCCGCTGCTGGAGAAAAGAGTGAGGGGTTCGGTATTCGCCGGCCTAAAGCGGCAAATCAGGGTCAGGTTGGGACTGGCGGCCTGATCCTGCGGGGGAGTCACTTCCAGATAGCCCCGATTGCTGCTGTCGAAAGTGATCCAGCGATGGGACTGGTCCATGATCAACCCGGCCGTCCAGCCATTCTGAACCACGAAACCCTGTTTCAATAGGTCCGACCCCCGCCCGGTGGCGTCCGTCAGGTCGCCGGACAAATGGAGGACAGCCAGATGCGACTTGTCCCAGATCAGCTTTGTCGGGAGAGCAGGGGCATGGGGATTGCCAAGATACAGGTCGAAGCCCTGGCCGGAAGTTCCAGCCTTGATCTTCGGAATGCGGACATAAAATCGGATGTCGTCCGGTCTCCAGGAGACCATCTCCAAATCCAGAACGGCACCATCCGCTCCAATGGCACGCAGGTCACGCCCGCCGTCTGCCGAAAGGGTTCTTGGAAAATGTGCATCGCCCAACTTTACCCATAAAGGAAAATCAGCAAGATCTTCGCCGATCGACGAAGCGTCGATGCCAATATGCTGGCGATGGGTCCATGCCTTGTCCCACCATTCGTTCGCATGCAGGAAGCCCGCGGACGCAAGAATGAATGCGACGCATCGAACACCGCGCAGTTTTCGTGAAGCCATGAGACAGGTATGCACCAATTTCCAAGCGAGATACTACGCCTCAGCACTCAATCTTCGCTACTATTTGCTCAGCGAAGGCACGATTTCCCTGCACTTCGGGTTCGCAGATCCTCCCGGACACGCACTTTCTCAAACCCGCGGAGCAGTCCACTACGACAACGAGATTCACCGCTATGATCTCACGGAGTTCCTCGAAGACACTCTCGAGCAGGACCGCATTCAGCAGCGCATATTTTATGACCACGCTTTTCTTCATTGAGCCAATAATGTGATTCTTTGAGAGCATAGACGTAGCCTTCATCCACATAAGAAGGCATGCTCGGAAACACATCGCCGCGTCCAGTTGCCCAGGCACATGCCTCGCCGGTATTGTCGCCCAACCCAGATATTCCGCCACGGCACCGCCGAGATTCGTCCCATGAAGCCATCCACAATCCTCGCATCCCTCCTTTTGCTCTCAACGCTGGCCGGCACCGCGGCTGCCTCATCTGAGACACCTCGACAGACTGTCCCTCTTGACGGCTCATGGTCCTTCCAACTCGATCCCGACAGCGTCGGGCGGAAGGAA
Proteins encoded in this region:
- a CDS encoding glycoside hydrolase family 127 protein; the protein is MASRKLRGVRCVAFILASAGFLHANEWWDKAWTHRQHIGIDASSIGEDLADFPLWVKLGDAHFPRTLSADGGRDLRAIGADGAVLDLEMVSWRPDDIRFYVRIPKIKAGTSGQGFDLYLGNPHAPALPTKLIWDKSHLAVLHLSGDLTDATGRGSDLLKQGFVVQNGWTAGLIMDQSHRWITFDSSNRGYLEVTPPQDQAASPNLTLICRFRPANTEPLTLFSSSGFDVLTSGGRLLFRSGTSELSLDGVGIGQWQSAVFSYNAATGSRLISLGGRGTAKDFHSLLRLESTQVRIGRSVSDAKESQYGGDIEEVRLLAGNPSEAWIKATALNLSEENSLIVPGELRAIGGKPAPPPPPQLLGPSDGSHSYKPKGTKLQWLPSLGAGEYRVLTFKDARGTQLLKTVAAGTSREINLTLDQAGASDIYWTIVARSPQGETRSRQIHRLIFHEANSRDWLLSPGQAVTPQLVKPAHLEIRLQGYLGGRIRRLAEYMKSFTQQNPGLLRIQRERPEKGLPPWAGVFTGQYLSSAQLIWRVTRNPELKAHVDAFVRDLISTQRADGYLGPFESIAGSLELWNHYATLCGLLDYYEDTQYRPALEAARRVADLVIQAYGPAGDVLPKTGGASESISHAIVRLYGVTRDQRYLDLANYMIHEAWNEPGGVAFYHLGQGHPTVSDFPVRRWESVHNIMALSEMYWLSGDVSYKTAFERLWRTLRRTERHITGGFSTNEGLLGTPFNKGTIETCCTVAWSLLSTDMLRLTGDSRVADELEWSAINSALGSIPYGGTCSTYATQPDGLRQFCVLNRQGPHDGRALSCCSTNAARALGNIANWALMENQDGLVLNFYGPSKIVADLESGNRISLEQTTQYPSRGGIRLGVTVKEPETFTLHLRIPEWSAQTRVTLNGKALSAPPAGSYLPIRRQWNTGDTLTLLLDFTPRFQTGAEDYAGKVAVFQGPILFSCDARYNAGQQEQPIALTLDGLKIEPIETPAGEGPWILARLTDGGGRQFNACDFSSAGLFGDKYTSWFDLKQGGTVR